A single genomic interval of bacterium harbors:
- a CDS encoding PEGA domain-containing protein, translated as MKTHLFIPALLALFTLTSSAAPLRIALLEFNDETGARPESSMIGPINTAALAAKGIDLTARQLMEQKGFILIDRRDFIEKLQKSTPRELLEGQPRPAYIQAAQLLGASSMLRGSLSSFSTRKELYNMEGSKIELTKLSLRITLRALDVVDGAVISIAEGVADQSFRQTASQQTQLGEEDLLKLMEVAINQAVPKLTAALIKHGETEARPKTRLTIDSTDNPALVEVDGILVGVTPLTGLEVYQGDHTLTVSRPGYTTMSKRILMNNKLQINVPMLRTDITVEERVKILDKAQLKVYLTDGKPDILVQEIKD; from the coding sequence ATGAAAACGCACCTGTTCATTCCAGCCCTGTTGGCCTTGTTCACGCTTACCAGTTCCGCCGCGCCCCTTCGGATCGCACTCTTGGAATTCAATGACGAAACGGGGGCGCGCCCCGAGTCCTCGATGATCGGGCCGATCAACACCGCCGCCCTGGCGGCGAAGGGAATCGACCTGACTGCCAGGCAGCTGATGGAGCAGAAGGGCTTCATTTTAATCGACCGCCGGGATTTCATTGAGAAGCTCCAGAAATCGACCCCGCGTGAATTGCTGGAAGGGCAACCTCGCCCGGCCTACATCCAGGCGGCGCAATTGCTGGGCGCGTCTTCCATGTTGCGCGGAAGCCTTTCAAGTTTCTCGACCCGCAAGGAACTGTACAACATGGAGGGCTCGAAAATCGAGCTCACCAAACTCTCCCTGCGCATCACGCTGCGGGCGTTGGACGTGGTGGACGGCGCGGTCATCAGCATTGCCGAGGGGGTTGCCGACCAATCATTCCGGCAAACCGCGTCCCAACAGACCCAACTGGGGGAAGAGGATCTGCTGAAGTTGATGGAAGTCGCCATTAACCAGGCCGTGCCCAAATTGACGGCCGCCTTAATCAAACACGGGGAAACGGAAGCCCGTCCGAAAACGCGGCTCACCATCGATAGCACTGACAACCCGGCCCTGGTTGAAGTGGATGGCATTTTAGTGGGCGTCACCCCCCTGACCGGACTCGAGGTCTATCAGGGAGACCATACGCTCACCGTCAGTCGCCCGGGTTACACCACGATGTCAAAACGCATTCTCATGAACAATAAACTCCAGATCAATGTCCCCATGCTCCGGACTGACATCACCGTGGAAGAGCGGGTGAAAATTTTGGACAAAGCCCAGCTCAAGGTGTATCTCACCGATGGCAAGCCCGACATTCTGGTTCAGGAAATAAAGGATTAA
- a CDS encoding nitrite/sulfite reductase: protein MKTFPCDGQEDPYGGLALAIATYQAGALTGNQLKPVLAPSGIYEQRNGLFMLRVRLTGGHLESATLAGLAGVMERNQIPRAHLSSRQAIQLHDVSVGNIISTLRACHELGLPFKGGGGNTYRNILISADSGLAPDEGFDVLPYAKAIHLALAARPEAFLLPRKFKIGMFTKPTEAFTAAAQDLGFLAVTSGGRRGFAVYGGGGMGRESDVGIKLFDFLPHDQFIRCTLAMLHFFSDHGDRTNRNQARIRFILKRRGAETFARLFHFYFEQTVWAPPVLLPAPDYSALAGRPVAASVQKVQDAGYEVWTHHAVGLTRFGPGQSTVRLYVPYGNLTPEHCRGLAKLAEDSGGRFLRLMPSQDLLIGPVCAAALPDLYRRLISDFPGVDLTLRSFKGHIATCVGSAVCKIGVLPAPALADTLAEHLDRLLPADTPEKMTWLRRITDDIRISGCLNSCSGHPAARFGFQGAKQRVGDKVEDVVMPFTGCSLAPDDLRLSSCDPATPAISLDHFPAVVAQAIGLKGL from the coding sequence ATGAAGACATTTCCGTGTGACGGACAAGAGGATCCTTATGGCGGGCTCGCTCTGGCCATCGCTACCTATCAGGCGGGTGCTCTGACTGGTAATCAGTTGAAACCGGTTCTGGCTCCTTCCGGGATCTACGAACAACGAAACGGCCTGTTCATGCTGCGCGTAAGATTGACCGGCGGCCATCTTGAGTCCGCCACCCTGGCCGGACTGGCCGGGGTAATGGAGCGTAACCAGATCCCGCGGGCGCACCTATCCAGTCGACAGGCCATCCAACTCCACGATGTGTCCGTGGGGAACATCATCAGCACCCTTCGGGCATGCCACGAACTGGGACTCCCTTTCAAGGGTGGGGGCGGTAATACCTATCGGAACATTCTCATTTCGGCGGACAGCGGACTGGCACCCGACGAGGGGTTCGATGTCCTGCCTTATGCCAAGGCCATTCATCTGGCCCTGGCCGCCCGGCCGGAGGCCTTTCTGCTCCCGCGAAAATTCAAAATCGGAATGTTTACCAAACCGACCGAGGCCTTCACTGCCGCGGCTCAGGATCTGGGGTTTCTGGCGGTTACCTCAGGCGGGCGTCGCGGGTTTGCGGTCTATGGGGGTGGGGGCATGGGGCGGGAAAGCGACGTGGGCATCAAACTGTTCGATTTTCTGCCACACGACCAGTTTATCCGGTGTACCCTGGCAATGCTTCATTTCTTCAGCGACCACGGTGATCGCACGAACCGGAATCAGGCCCGGATCCGTTTTATCTTAAAACGCAGGGGAGCCGAGACGTTCGCCCGCCTGTTCCATTTCTATTTTGAGCAAACGGTCTGGGCCCCTCCCGTGTTATTGCCGGCTCCCGACTATTCCGCATTGGCTGGCAGGCCGGTGGCCGCTTCCGTTCAAAAGGTCCAGGACGCCGGCTATGAGGTCTGGACGCATCATGCCGTAGGACTGACCCGCTTCGGGCCCGGGCAGTCTACGGTCCGGCTTTATGTCCCTTATGGAAATCTGACGCCGGAACACTGCCGGGGTCTGGCTAAACTGGCGGAGGACTCCGGCGGCAGATTCCTGCGCCTGATGCCGAGTCAGGACCTGCTGATCGGGCCGGTGTGCGCCGCCGCCTTACCGGATTTATACCGCCGGCTCATCAGTGATTTCCCGGGAGTGGATTTGACGCTGCGCTCATTCAAAGGGCACATCGCCACTTGTGTCGGTTCCGCGGTATGTAAAATCGGGGTTCTGCCGGCTCCTGCGCTGGCCGACACCCTGGCTGAACATCTGGATCGGCTTCTGCCTGCGGATACACCGGAGAAGATGACGTGGCTGCGCAGGATCACCGATGATATCCGGATTTCCGGTTGCCTGAATTCGTGCTCGGGTCATCCGGCCGCCAGGTTTGGATTTCAGGGGGCGAAACAGCGGGTTGGAGACAAGGTGGAAGACGTCGTCATGCCTTTTACCGGATGCTCCCTTGCCCCGGATGACCTGCGGCTTTCTTCCTGTGACCCCGCGACGCCGGCCATCTCGCTTGATCATTTTCCTGCAGTTGTGGCTCAGGCGATCGGCTTAAAAGGATTATGA
- a CDS encoding DUF3108 domain-containing protein, translating to MVMLILLLGRTAWSDTNTNYLAGFSWPIGEKITYQLYWGIIPVGTAITWTEWAEFEGRRLLAIRMRTISNKVVEKLYPVDDTIESLIDPETFLPVRFSKNMSEGTHKYIETTDFDRSNKVAHWESQLTGKKKEYPIEAETRDIPSLMYYLRNQTFNVGTQQHFRVQADEKVYDLWLNVQKKEKIDTPNYGKVASIKVEPEAAFNGLFVRKGKLWIWISDDPRAVGTRIEASIPVANVRAVVMQVEGPGTDFWVKPKGTDKKDP from the coding sequence ATGGTTATGCTTATCCTGCTTCTGGGGCGAACGGCCTGGAGTGATACGAATACCAATTATCTGGCAGGCTTCAGCTGGCCGATTGGTGAAAAAATCACCTATCAACTCTACTGGGGGATCATCCCGGTCGGCACCGCCATCACCTGGACCGAATGGGCCGAATTTGAAGGACGTCGTTTGCTGGCGATCCGGATGCGCACGATCTCCAACAAGGTCGTCGAAAAATTATACCCTGTGGACGACACCATCGAAAGTCTCATTGATCCGGAGACCTTTCTTCCCGTGCGATTTTCCAAGAACATGAGCGAAGGAACTCATAAATACATCGAAACAACCGATTTTGACCGGAGCAATAAAGTGGCGCACTGGGAGTCGCAACTGACCGGAAAAAAGAAGGAATACCCCATTGAGGCTGAAACACGAGATATCCCCTCTTTAATGTATTACTTGAGAAACCAGACCTTTAATGTCGGGACCCAGCAGCATTTCCGGGTTCAGGCGGACGAAAAAGTCTACGACCTGTGGCTCAACGTCCAAAAGAAAGAAAAGATCGACACCCCGAACTATGGCAAAGTGGCCAGCATCAAGGTGGAACCGGAAGCCGCCTTTAATGGACTCTTTGTCCGCAAGGGGAAACTCTGGATCTGGATATCCGATGACCCGCGCGCCGTGGGTACCCGGATCGAGGCAAGCATCCCGGTCGCCAATGTGCGGGCGGTGGTCATGCAGGTGGAAGGTCCGGGTACTGATTTCTGGGTAAAACCCAAGGGAACCGACAAAAAAGACCCTTAA
- a CDS encoding nitronate monooxygenase, with product MNIAIPKIIQGGMGTGVSNWRLAQTVSKLGQLGVVSGTGLDHVMVRRLQDGDPEGHIRRALSHFPFQKMVQTILNNYFIPNGKAPDAPYRNFGPHAVSGKREPQELCIAANFVEVFLAREGHTNPVGINYLEKIQLPHLPSIYGAMLAGVSVVIMGAGIPIEIPGILDVLVNHEAVSYPIHVTTQKAGGEMIRLEFNPHDFQEDTTTPLAALHRPAFLPIVSSDTLATMLIRRSTGSIQGFIIEGPLAGGHNAPPRGKLQLSALGEPIYGPRDTVDLAAFREMKLPFWLAGNYGSAAKLAAALAEGASGVQVGTAFALCVESGVTPELRRALVQKALDGKAKIFTDPLASPTGFPFKVACLEGTLSEPEIYNQRKRVCDLGFLREVYRKDDGTIGYRCPAEPVASYVAKGGKVEDTVNRKCLCNGLVSDIGFPQHFRGGGHEWPILTLGDDYVNISQFCKPGSLDFTAADVIRTILG from the coding sequence ATGAATATTGCGATTCCAAAAATCATTCAAGGCGGGATGGGTACCGGTGTTTCAAACTGGCGTTTGGCGCAGACGGTCTCCAAACTCGGACAACTCGGCGTCGTTTCCGGCACCGGGCTTGATCACGTGATGGTCCGCCGCCTTCAGGATGGTGACCCGGAAGGACATATTCGTCGTGCCTTGAGCCATTTTCCTTTCCAGAAGATGGTCCAGACCATCCTGAATAATTATTTTATTCCCAACGGGAAGGCCCCCGACGCGCCCTATCGCAATTTCGGTCCGCACGCCGTGTCAGGCAAACGGGAACCCCAGGAGCTCTGTATCGCCGCCAATTTCGTGGAAGTCTTCCTCGCCCGCGAGGGACACACCAATCCTGTCGGCATCAATTATCTGGAGAAAATCCAGTTGCCACATCTCCCCTCGATTTACGGGGCCATGCTGGCCGGTGTCAGTGTTGTCATTATGGGCGCCGGCATCCCCATCGAAATTCCAGGCATTCTGGACGTTCTCGTCAACCACGAAGCCGTCTCCTACCCGATCCATGTAACGACGCAGAAGGCCGGCGGCGAAATGATCCGGCTCGAGTTTAACCCGCACGATTTCCAGGAAGATACCACCACCCCGTTGGCCGCCCTGCATCGCCCGGCCTTTCTGCCCATCGTGTCCTCCGATACTCTGGCCACCATGCTGATTCGGCGTTCCACCGGGAGCATCCAGGGCTTTATCATTGAGGGGCCCCTGGCTGGCGGTCACAATGCCCCTCCCCGCGGCAAACTCCAGTTATCCGCGCTTGGCGAACCGATCTATGGCCCGCGTGATACCGTTGATCTGGCGGCCTTCCGTGAGATGAAATTGCCCTTCTGGCTGGCCGGCAACTACGGGTCCGCCGCTAAACTCGCCGCCGCCCTGGCAGAAGGCGCCTCCGGGGTTCAAGTGGGAACCGCCTTTGCCTTGTGTGTTGAATCCGGAGTGACCCCGGAATTACGGCGGGCCCTGGTTCAAAAGGCACTGGATGGCAAGGCGAAAATTTTCACGGATCCCCTGGCTTCACCGACCGGGTTCCCCTTCAAAGTCGCCTGTCTGGAAGGAACGCTTTCAGAGCCTGAAATATACAATCAGCGAAAACGGGTCTGCGACCTGGGCTTCCTGCGCGAAGTGTATCGCAAGGATGACGGCACCATCGGCTATCGTTGCCCGGCGGAACCCGTCGCGTCCTATGTGGCCAAAGGCGGCAAAGTCGAGGATACGGTCAACCGGAAATGCCTCTGCAATGGACTGGTCTCGGACATCGGGTTCCCGCAGCATTTCAGGGGCGGCGGCCACGAATGGCCGATCCTCACCCTGGGCGATGACTACGTCAACATTAGCCAATTCTGCAAGCCCGGTAGCCTCGATTTCACCGCCGCTGATGTCATTAGAACCATCCTCGGGTAA
- a CDS encoding patatin-like phospholipase family protein has product MKKIGLALGGGGARGLAHIPMLEVFDELGIRPHRIAGTSIGAVMGALYASGISGAEIRAGVHSMLKSPDESFRKVLQRKGSFKWLQFLDVEFGHGGLLKGDKFIDFLYEAMRVSRFEDLRIPLNVVATDFYSSEQVVIKSGELLDAVKASMAIPGVFTPVRRDGRILIDGGSVNPVPFDLLDDCDLVVAINVMGEQHSPRRHMPSLFRVVLGTFDIMQKSIITEKLRQVQPDLYITPELIDIDILEFYKAEKIYEQAKPACLKLKHALEQLR; this is encoded by the coding sequence ATGAAAAAAATCGGCTTGGCATTGGGTGGGGGCGGTGCGCGCGGGTTGGCGCATATTCCCATGTTGGAAGTGTTCGACGAGCTGGGAATCCGGCCCCATCGCATTGCGGGAACCAGCATCGGGGCCGTGATGGGGGCCCTGTATGCCTCGGGGATCTCCGGCGCTGAAATCCGCGCTGGGGTGCATAGTATGCTGAAATCCCCGGATGAATCCTTCCGCAAGGTCTTGCAGCGAAAAGGTTCCTTTAAATGGCTTCAGTTTCTCGATGTGGAATTCGGGCATGGGGGGCTTTTGAAAGGGGACAAGTTTATTGATTTCCTCTATGAGGCGATGCGTGTCAGTCGGTTCGAAGACTTGCGCATTCCCCTCAACGTGGTCGCAACCGATTTTTATTCAAGTGAGCAGGTGGTGATCAAATCCGGGGAACTGCTGGATGCCGTCAAGGCCAGCATGGCGATCCCCGGGGTCTTTACGCCCGTTCGGCGCGATGGCCGGATTTTGATTGATGGGGGGAGCGTCAATCCGGTTCCTTTTGATCTGCTTGATGACTGCGACCTGGTGGTCGCTATCAATGTGATGGGTGAGCAGCATTCGCCCCGGCGCCACATGCCCAGCTTGTTCCGGGTGGTACTTGGCACCTTTGACATCATGCAGAAATCGATCATCACCGAGAAGTTGAGGCAGGTCCAACCGGATCTCTACATCACGCCGGAACTCATTGATATCGATATCCTGGAGTTCTATAAGGCGGAGAAAATCTATGAGCAGGCCAAACCCGCCTGCCTTAAGTTGAAACACGCCCTTGAGCAACTGAGGTAA
- the nadE gene encoding NAD(+) synthase: MRNIQVRLVQMEVLPGRPRENTVTMLAEIAAAKQAGRQLLVFPEMAIPGYLLGDEWERAAFLRECEACGDEIRAAASAGLTVVFGNVGLDWHLKNEDGRTRKYNALFVAESGRFIGPVDGPYPFVIKTLMPNYREFDDSRYFHDTRKLACELGKPLSALIAPVNTACGRMGAVLCEDAWDSDYAVSPLGLLAEHGVDFVVNASCSPFTFNKNNKRNRVFAAAAARMERPLIYVNTTGLQNNGKTVFTFDGASCIYDGQGNSVEPLAPFAAGVMDFALPTGGQQAFGTPIVPREDDVAMLYEAIRYGTERFMKTCGVERVVVGASGGIDSAVVAALYGRILPPERLLLVNMPSRFNSPTTISLARELAGNLGCGYVEIPIEESVRLTRAQLTEIEVQWPEGRRAWAVTDFLMENVQARDRSGRILAAVAAAFGGVFTCNANKSEMTVGYTTLYGDLGGYLANIADLWKGEVYALGRYLNAEVYGRPVIPEGAFTVMPSAELSPAQAVDEGKGDPLIYPYHDRLFRAWVEEWNRVTPEEILEWYKAGTLEACIAYPGKVSDLFPSATAFIADLERWWTQYQGLGVAKRIQAPPVLAVKRRAFGFDHRESQMGTRLTRRYETLKQELLAL; encoded by the coding sequence ATGCGTAACATCCAAGTCAGATTGGTCCAGATGGAAGTTCTCCCCGGACGGCCCCGGGAGAATACGGTCACGATGCTGGCTGAGATTGCCGCGGCCAAGCAGGCCGGTCGTCAGCTTCTTGTTTTTCCTGAAATGGCCATTCCCGGTTATCTGCTTGGGGATGAATGGGAGCGGGCGGCGTTCCTGCGGGAATGCGAGGCCTGTGGCGATGAAATCCGGGCGGCGGCCTCCGCGGGACTGACGGTGGTGTTCGGCAATGTCGGACTCGACTGGCACCTGAAGAATGAGGACGGCCGGACCCGTAAGTATAATGCGTTGTTTGTTGCTGAGTCGGGACGCTTTATCGGTCCGGTGGATGGACCTTACCCTTTTGTCATCAAAACCCTGATGCCCAATTACCGGGAGTTCGACGATAGTCGTTATTTCCATGATACCCGGAAGCTGGCGTGTGAGTTGGGAAAGCCGCTCAGTGCCTTGATTGCCCCGGTGAACACCGCGTGTGGCCGGATGGGCGCGGTGCTTTGTGAGGATGCCTGGGATAGTGATTATGCGGTATCCCCTTTGGGATTGCTGGCGGAGCACGGCGTGGATTTTGTGGTGAACGCGAGTTGTTCGCCGTTTACCTTCAATAAGAATAACAAACGCAACCGGGTTTTTGCGGCTGCTGCGGCCAGGATGGAGCGGCCCCTGATCTACGTCAATACTACCGGACTGCAGAACAACGGGAAGACGGTGTTCACGTTTGACGGGGCTTCCTGCATCTATGATGGTCAGGGGAACAGTGTTGAACCGCTGGCCCCTTTTGCCGCGGGCGTCATGGATTTCGCGCTTCCCACGGGCGGGCAGCAGGCCTTTGGCACTCCGATCGTGCCCCGTGAGGATGATGTGGCCATGCTGTATGAGGCCATCCGGTACGGGACCGAGCGGTTCATGAAGACCTGCGGGGTGGAGCGGGTGGTGGTGGGCGCCTCGGGCGGGATCGACTCCGCTGTGGTGGCCGCCCTGTATGGTCGCATTCTGCCGCCCGAGCGACTGTTGCTCGTCAATATGCCCAGCCGGTTCAATTCCCCCACCACCATTTCCCTGGCGCGCGAACTGGCCGGGAATCTCGGGTGTGGCTATGTGGAAATTCCCATTGAGGAAAGTGTCCGCCTTACCCGGGCCCAGTTGACTGAGATCGAGGTGCAATGGCCGGAGGGGCGCCGCGCATGGGCTGTGACTGATTTCCTGATGGAGAATGTCCAGGCGCGCGACCGGTCCGGCCGGATTCTGGCCGCCGTGGCGGCGGCGTTCGGCGGGGTGTTTACCTGCAATGCCAACAAGTCGGAGATGACGGTGGGCTATACCACGCTCTATGGCGATCTGGGCGGGTATCTCGCCAACATTGCCGACCTCTGGAAAGGGGAGGTCTATGCCCTCGGTCGCTATCTGAATGCGGAAGTCTATGGACGCCCCGTGATCCCTGAGGGGGCCTTTACGGTCATGCCTTCCGCCGAGTTGAGTCCCGCGCAGGCGGTGGACGAAGGGAAGGGGGATCCCCTGATCTACCCTTACCATGACCGCCTGTTCCGGGCGTGGGTGGAAGAGTGGAACCGCGTGACGCCTGAGGAGATCCTGGAATGGTACAAGGCAGGAACCCTGGAAGCGTGTATTGCCTATCCCGGCAAAGTGAGCGACCTGTTTCCCTCCGCCACCGCATTTATCGCCGACCTGGAGCGATGGTGGACCCAGTATCAGGGGCTGGGGGTTGCCAAACGTATTCAAGCCCCCCCCGTTCTGGCGGTCAAACGCCGTGCCTTCGGGTTTGATCACCGTGAATCCCAGATGGGCACCCGCCTGACCCGCCGCTATGAAACGCTGAAACAGGAACTGCTGGCCCTATGA